ATTACCAACACCCGAAAGCCGAAGTTCACTAAGGCTAGAGCCAGCCCCAGAGTCACCGTGGTCTTACCCTCGCCAGCAGTGGCGCTAGTCACCATCAAACACGGGTGTTCCAGCATCAAGATAGATGAAGCCAAGCGCTGAAACTCGATATCGATTTCGGCTGCTAAATTTCGTTCCATGCTGGGTTGTTTGAGATGGGGAATGCTACCCAAAACTGGGAGTTCCACTTGCTGTAAATCTTTTGGTTTGAGCAATGGGTTGCGATTTTCTAGGAAGAAAATTAGAGCCATGCTGCCGAAAATAGCAGCGAGTATACCGCCAGTGGTAATCAGCCTTAAGTTAGGTATGGATGGTCTGGGGTCGATGGTTGGTTCGTTTAGCGTCTGCACGTTTGGATAGGCGTTAAAAGGATTGGTCTTTGACTGCTCGCTTTGAGCAATAATGCCTTTGTATACGCCTTCGGCAATCTCGTATTTGCGCTGGAGGTCTAACAACTGTGCTTGATTTTTCGTGATGAAGCTGAGTTCGGTATTGAGTTTGTCGATTTGCTTTTGGATTTGCTTCGCTTGTTGCTGCGTTCCCTGAGCTAGGGTCTGATTTCGGATTAACTCTACCATCAGTTCTAGGCGGCTATCGTTAGGTCCATTACCCAGAGTTGTATCTATTTGCGCGGCGTTAGCACCAGGAATTGCCACGGCAATTTGCTGATTGAGTTGGCGGAGTAACTGTTGGCGCTGCTGTAATAAAGATTGCACCTGCGGGCTATCATCTCTATACTTACTGCGGGTGACTGCCATAGTTGACTCTAATTGCGAGAGTTGAGTGCGGGTGGCTTGATACTCTTTGTTCTCGCCCAAACGCAGAGAATTCATTGCTTGTTGGGGCGTAATCCCGAGACTGACTGCCGCAGCTTGAGCTTGCGTGGCATTGGCTTGTCCCTGGGCAATCAGCGTTGCCTGCGTCGTTTTGAGATTGTTAATTGCTGAAATCAACCCCCCGGATTGTTCGGGACTGTTGACTAGTCCGGTGGAGCGCTGAAAATTCGATAAATTCGCTTGCGCTTGGTTGAGATTGAGGCGAGCTTGTTCCAGCTCTTCTTGGGTATACTGCACGCGGACTTCTGCATCTTTGCGACGCAGTTCGTTCAGGCGTTGTTGATAGACCTCAAGAAAGGTAAACAATCGCTTGTAAGCTATATCGGGGCGACTACCCTGAGCTTCCACTTCTATCAGCGTTGTTGCTGGCTGTGGGGTGACGACAAATAACTGGCTGAAGCTACTCACCTTCGAGTACAAGCTTTTTTCGGGGTCAACTGCCTGCACGCGCTTCATCACGGCATCGCTAGTTAAAATAGCTAACTGCACGTCCAAAGGGCTGACATCTTTAAAGTTGAGCGCTGTGGTTTGAGTGCTACCTAAAGGACCGAGATTCGCACTTAAACCGCCTGTTTGGGGAAGATTTAACTTGGCATTAGCTGTCCAGACTGGAGGAATGCTCGTGCTGGCATAGAACGCTGCATAAATTGTGGCAGCAAGCACGGCAGTGTTAAATCCAAGCAGTGGCAACCAGTGCTTGCGG
This window of the Chroococcidiopsis thermalis PCC 7203 genome carries:
- a CDS encoding GumC family protein gives rise to the protein MKQIFSIARKHWLPLLGFNTAVLAATIYAAFYASTSIPPVWTANAKLNLPQTGGLSANLGPLGSTQTTALNFKDVSPLDVQLAILTSDAVMKRVQAVDPEKSLYSKVSSFSQLFVVTPQPATTLIEVEAQGSRPDIAYKRLFTFLEVYQQRLNELRRKDAEVRVQYTQEELEQARLNLNQAQANLSNFQRSTGLVNSPEQSGGLISAINNLKTTQATLIAQGQANATQAQAAAVSLGITPQQAMNSLRLGENKEYQATRTQLSQLESTMAVTRSKYRDDSPQVQSLLQQRQQLLRQLNQQIAVAIPGANAAQIDTTLGNGPNDSRLELMVELIRNQTLAQGTQQQAKQIQKQIDKLNTELSFITKNQAQLLDLQRKYEIAEGVYKGIIAQSEQSKTNPFNAYPNVQTLNEPTIDPRPSIPNLRLITTGGILAAIFGSMALIFFLENRNPLLKPKDLQQVELPVLGSIPHLKQPSMERNLAAEIDIEFQRLASSILMLEHPCLMVTSATAGEGKTTVTLGLALALVNFGFRVLVIDGDLRKAEMSRRLGKNRIKSAANASPPMPVSVSPGFDLLPALSIPKQKIPEFFARGSFERNIKALRESGGYDYVLVDSPPVGLASETNLMSAVVCNVLFVLRSGTSDRYPVMNSLEQLTRYNARIMGLVVNGSDSHTSVYRYGYGRQRELLEHEA